From the Theobroma cacao cultivar B97-61/B2 chromosome 2, Criollo_cocoa_genome_V2, whole genome shotgun sequence genome, one window contains:
- the LOC18607592 gene encoding dirigent protein 4, with product MYFHTTNKAEPMGRTLMLAWILVLCLWQVLPCVPKVEKVTNLHFFLHETTGGEDPTAVMVARPDITNNDNSSPVPFGSVVAIDDPLTVGPEYNSEVIGNAQGLGVSASKDTTTVVLYLDFGFTKGKLNGSSISIFSRNPVIEKERELSVVGGRGKFKMAKGFALLKTYFLNETNVIVEYNVTVMHY from the coding sequence ATGTACTTTCATACAACGAACAAAGCAGAGCCAATGGGAAGAACATTGATGTTGGCTTGGATTCTGGTCCTCTGCCTCTGGCAGGTCCTACCATGTGTTCCCAAAGTCGAGAAAGTCACCAATCTCCACTTCTTTTTGCATGAGACTACCGGCGGCGAAGACCCTACAGCAGTCATGGTAGCCCGGCCTGACATCACAAACAACGACAATAGTTCACCAGTGCCATTTGGCAGCGTAGTTGCTATTGATGATCCCCTCACCGTTGGTCCCGAGTATAATTCAGAGGTCATTGGGAATGCTCAGGGACTTGGGGTCTCGGCCAGCAAAGATACAACGACGGTGGTGTTGTACTTGGATTTCGGATTTACTAAGGGTAAGTTGAACGGCAGCTCTATAAGCATATTTTCGAGGAATCCGGTGATAGAGAAGGAACGTGAGCTTTCAGTGGTCGGAGGgagaggaaaattcaagatGGCAAAAGGGTTTGCACTGCTTAAAACTTACTTTCTGAATGAGACCAATGTCATTGTTGAGTACAACGTGACTGTGATGCATTACTAA
- the LOC18607593 gene encoding dirigent protein 4: MDKTLILSWILLLCIPTAAVYSQYYAETMPCVPKEKQVTNLHFFFHGTIGGNNPTAVPVARANITSTSNSIVVDDAPLTVGPEPTSEVVGNAQGLEVFAGRDTTTVVVYLDFGFTKGQFDGSSISLFSRNPVTQKERELAVVGGRGKFRMAKGFALLRTYSLGKITFIVEYNVTVIHY, encoded by the coding sequence ATGGACAAAACTTTGATATTGAGTTGGATTTTGCTCCTCTGCATCCCCACGGCCGCAGTGTATAGCCAATACTACGCCGAGACCATGCCATGTGTTCCCAAGGAGAAGCAAGTTACCAATCTCCACTTCTTTTTCCATGGCACCATCGGCGGCAACAACCCTACAGCGGTACCGGTGGCCCGTGCTAACATCACGAGCACCAGCAACAGCATAGTTGTCGACGATGCACCCCTCACTGTTGGTCCTGAACCAACCTCAGAGGTCGTTGGGAATGCTCAAGGACTCGAGGTATTTGCCGGCCGAGATACGACAACCGTGGTGGTGTACTTGGATTTTGGGTTCACTAAGGGCCAGTTCGACGGTAGCTCTATCAGCTTGTTTTCGAGGAACCCAGTGACACAGAAGGAGCGTGAGCTTGCAGTGGTCGGAGGGAGAGGAAAGTTCAGGATGGCTAAAGGGTTTGCGCTGCTTAGAACTTACTCTCTGGGTAAGATCACTTTCATTGTTGAGTATAATGTGACTGTGATTCATTACTAG
- the LOC18607595 gene encoding dirigent protein 4, whose translation MERRLILTWVLVLCTAMAPCLGYYSHSKPYVPPREKVTKLHFFFHDFISGQNPTAILVARPNFTTAFNDTPIPFGSVYATDDPITVGPNLTSGVIGNARGLWTSTGQDVLTLVVYWDIGFTQGKFNGSSISVFSRNPITQTERELSIVGGRGKFRMAKGFAQLRTHFADFSTGDAVVECNATVIHH comes from the coding sequence ATGGAAAGAAGATTGATATTGACATGGGTTCTGGTCCTCTGCACCGCCATGGCGCCTTGCCTAGGTTACTACTCCCATAGCAAGCCATATGTTCCTCCGAGGGAGAAAGTCACCAAACTCCACTTCTTTTTTCACGATTTTATCAGCGGCCAAAACCCCACTGCCATCCTGGTAGCCCGTCCTAACTTTACCACCGCCTTCAACGACACACCGATCCCATTCGGTAGCGTTTATGCCACCGATGATCCCATCACCGTGGGTCCTAACCTGACGTCAGGAGTCATTGGGAATGCTCGAGGCCTCTGGACTTCCACCGGCCAAGACGTGTTGACTTTGGTGGTTTACTGGGATATTGGGTTCACTCAGGGTAAATTCAATGGGAGCTCCATCAGCGTGTTCTCAAGGAATCCTATTACGCAGACGGAGCGTGAGCTTTCCATTGTCGGAGGCAGAGGAAAGTTCAGGATGGCCAAAGGGTTTGCACAGCTTAGGACTCACTTCGCTGATTTCTCGACTGGTGATGCCGTTGTGGAGTGTAATGCTACTGTGATTCATCACTGA
- the LOC18607596 gene encoding dirigent protein 4, giving the protein MDRSLIVVWILVLCTAMTPRCCQGYYSDSVPYVSRAEKVTYLHFFLQDTISGKNPSAVMVARPNMTTAFNDRLGLFGSVFARNDPLTVGPDLTSEVIGNAQGLSVSTGQDVLSLTVYLDFGFTKGEFNGSSISIFSRNPITLTERELAVVGGRGKFRMATGFAKLKTYFVNFTSGDAIVEYKVTVIHH; this is encoded by the coding sequence ATGGACAGAAGTTTGATAGTGGTCTGGATTTTGGTCCTCTGCACGGCGATGACTCCACGGTGTTGCCAAGGTTATTACTCCGACAGCGTCCCTTATGTTTCCCGGGCAGAGAAAGTAACCTATCTCCACTTCTTTTTACAAGACACTATCAGCGGCAAAAACCCTTCTGCAGTGATGGTAGCCCGTCCAAACATGACAACCGCCTTCAACGACAGACTGGGGCTCTTCGGCAGCGTGTTCGCCAGGAATGATCCACTTACCGTTGGTCCTGACCTAACATCAGAGGTCATTGGAAATGCTCAAGGCCTCTCGGTGTCGACTGGCCAAGACGTTTTATCTCTGACCGTGTACTTGGATTTTGGGTTTACTAAGGGTGAATTCAATGGTAGCTCTATCAGTATTTTCTCAAGGAATCCAATTACACTGACGGAGCGTGAGCTAGCGGTGGTCGGAGGGAGAGGAAAGTTCAGGATGGCGACAGGGTTTGCAAAGCTTAAGACTTACTTCGTGAATTTTACGAGTGGTGATGCCATTGTGGAGTATAAAGTGACTGTGATTCATCACTAA
- the LOC108660745 gene encoding dirigent protein 4-like codes for MDRSLILAWILVLCTATSPLCCKGYYSNSVLYVPPAKKVTYLHFFLHDTMSGKNPSAVMVARPNMTTAFNKAPPAFGSVFATDDPLTVGPDLTSEVIGNAQGLWALTGQNVPCLTVYWDLGFTQGKFNGSSISVFSRNPITQTERELAVVGGRGKFRMATGFAKLKTYFVNFTSGDAIVEYKVTVIHH; via the coding sequence ATGGACAGAAGTTTGATATTGGCCTGGATTTTGGTCCTCTGCACGGCAACGTCTCCATTGTGTTGCAAAGGCTATTACTCCAACAGCGTCCTTTATGTTCCTCCTGCAAAGAAAGTAACCTATCTCCACTTCTTTTTACATGACACTATGAGCGGTAAAAACCCTTCTGCAGTGATGGTAGCCCGTCCAAACATGACAACCGCCTTCAACAAAGCACCGCCGGCCTTCGGCAGCGTGTTCGCGACGGATGATCCACTCACCGTTGGTCCTGACCTAACATCAGAGGTCATTGGAAATGCTCAAGGCCTCTGGGCGTTGACTGGCCAAAACGTTCCATGTCTGACAGTGTACTGGGATCTTGGGTTTACTCAGGGTAAATTCAATGGTAGCTCTATCAGCGTTTTCTCAAGGAATCCAATTACACAGACGGAGCGTGAGCTAGCGGTGGTCGGAGGGAGAGGAAAGTTCAGGATGGCGACAGGGTTTGCAAAGCTTAAGACTTACTTCGTGAATTTTACGAGTGGTGATGCCATCGTGGAGTATAAAGTGACTGTGATTCATCACTAA
- the LOC18607597 gene encoding dirigent protein 4: MDRSLILAWILVLCTATAPSGCRGYYSDSVPYVPPVERVTHLHFFLHDTMSGKNPSAVMVARPNMTTAFNNTPTPFGSVFVTDDPMTVGPHLTSEVIGNAQGLWASTGQDVPSLTVYMDFGFTQGKFNGSSISVFSRNPITQTKRELAVVGGRGKFRMATGFAELKTYFVNFTSGDAIVEYKVTVIHH, from the coding sequence ATGGACAGAAGTTTGATATTGGCCTGGATTTTGGTCCTCTGCACGGCAACGGCTCCATCGGGTTGCAGAGGTTATTACTCCGACAGCGTCCCATATGTTCCCCCGGTAGAGAGAGTAACCCATCTCCACTTCTTTTTACATGACACTATGAGCGGCAAAAACCCTTCTGCAGTGATGGTAGCACGTCCAAACATGACAACCGCCTTCAACAACACACCGACGCCCTTCGGCAGCGTGTTCGTGACGGATGATCCAATGACCGTTGGTCCACACCTAACATCAGAGGTCATTGGAAATGCTCAAGGCCTCTGGGCATCGACTGGCCAAGACGTTCCATCTCTGACAGTGTACATGGATTTTGGGTTTACTCAGGGTAAATTCAATGGTAGCTCTATCAGCGTTTTCTCGAGGAATCCAATTACACAGACGAAGCGTGAGCTTGCGGTGGTCGGAGGGAGAGGAAAGTTCAGGATGGCGACAGGGTTTGCAGAGCTTAAGACTTACTTCGTGAATTTTACGAGTGGTGATGCCATTGTGGAGTATAAAGTGACTGTGATTCATCACTAA
- the LOC18607598 gene encoding dirigent protein 4: MERRPIITWILILGIATSPVYSQYYSKTVPYDPKPEKITNLHFFFHDTLSGKDPSAVLVARANISSDDSALAPFSSVFAIDDPLTVGPELTSEVIGNARGLWVSSGKDIPTLVAFFDFGFTKGEFNGSSISVFSRNPISETERELAVVGGRGKFQMARGVAQLKTYFLNVTSGDAIVEYNVTMVHY, from the coding sequence ATGGAAAGAAGACCGATCATCACTTGGATTTTGATCCTTGGCATCGCCACCTCACCGGTCTATAGCCAGTACTACTCCAAGACGGTGCCATATGATCCCAAGCCAGAGAAAATTACCAATCTCCACTTCTTTTTCCACGACACTCTCAGTGGGAAAGATCCTTCTGCTGTCTTGGTAGCCCGTGCCAACATCAGCAGCGACGACAGCGCACTAGCCCCATTCAGCAGCGTCTTTGCCATAGATGATCCCCTCACCGTAGGTCCTGAGCTGACCTCGGAGGTTATTGGGAATGCTCGAGGGCTCTGGGTGTCATCCGGTAAAGATATACCGACCCTGGTGGCattctttgattttggctTCACTAAAGGAGAGTTCAATGGAAGCTCCATCAGTGTGTTTTCGAGGAATCCGATTTCGGAGACTGAACGTGAGCTTGCTGTGGTTGGAGGAAGGGGAAAATTCCAGATGGCTAGAGGGGTTGCACAACTTAAGACTTACTTCCTTAATGTGACTAGTGGTGACGCCATTGTTGAGTATAATGTGACTATGGTTCATTACTAA
- the LOC18607599 gene encoding putative amidase C869.01, with amino-acid sequence MAPNKSSLLSVSHFIPLVLFVQAALSSGSHSKMNHEFSMKEASVHDLQLAFERNQLTSRQLVEFYLGEIHRLNPLLRGVIEIDPDALYQADKADRERKAKVPGSLVGLHGIPILLKDNIATKDKMNTTAGSLALLGSVVPRDAGVVTKLRKSGAIILGKASLSEWAHYRDEYAPAGWCARTGQGKNPYNLSANPCGSSSGSAISVAANMAAVSLGTDTAGSILCPSSFNSIVGIKPTVGLTSRAGVIPISPRQDTVGPMCRTVADAVYVLDAIAGIDYNDKATIEASKYIPHGGYKQFLKPYGLKGKRLGLLRNVFFRFNNGSLMSEVFESHFPTLRQGGAVVVENLDTDKFLAAYTSFLDNETIALNAEFKLALNSYLKELVVSPVRSLRDVIAFNNKFSDLEKVKEYGQHLLLEAAATNGIGKKEKEALTNLAKTSRDGFEKLMKKNKLDALLAPLHLGSHLLAIGGFPGISVPAGYDTDGMPFGITFGGLKGSEPTLIEIAYGFEQATKIRRPPSFKH; translated from the exons ATGGCGCCAAACAAATCTTCTCTACTAAGTGTTTCCCACTTTATACCATTGGTTCTGTTTGTTCAAGCCGCTTTGTCGTCTGGGTCTCATTCCAAAATGAACCATGAATTCTCCATGAAAGAAGCAAGCGTACACGATCTCCAACTTGCTTTTGAAAGAAACCAACTCACCTCAAGGCAACTTGTTGAATTCTACCTAGGAGAAATCCACAGGCTCAACCCTCTCCTTAGAGGGGTCATAGAGATTGACCCGGATGCTCTGTATCAAGCTGATAAGGCTGACAGAGAGCGCAAGGCTAAAGTACCAGGATCACTTGTTGGCCTGCATGGTATTCCTATTCTGCTCAAGGATAACATCGCTACCAAAGATAAGATGAACACCACAGCTGGCTCACTTGCGCTACTAGGCTCCGTCGTCCCTCGGGATGCTGGTGTGGTAACCAAATTGAGGAAATCTGGGGCTATTATTCTGGGAAAGGCTAGCCTGAGTGAGTGGGCTCATTACAGGGACGAATATGCACCCGCTGGCTGGTGTGCCCGGACTGGCCAAGGAAAG AATCCCTATAATCTTTCAGCAAATCCGTGCGGGTCAAGTAGTGGATCGGCAATATCAGTAGCGGCAAATATGGCAGCAGTGTCGCTTGGGACTGACACTGCTGGCTCAATTCTATGTCCATCCAGTTTTAACTCAATTGTTGGCATCAAACCCACTGTCGGTCTTACCAGTCGAGCTGGAGTCATCCCTATTAGTCCTAGACAGGATACGGTTGG ACCCATGTGCAGAACGGTGGCAGATGCTGTATATGTTCTTGATGCCATTGCAGGCATAGATTATAATGATAAAGCAACCATTGAAGCATCCAAGTACATTCCACATGGTGGCTACAAACAATTTCTAAAGCCCTATGGTCTCAAAGGGAAGAGATTGGGCTTATTGAGGAATGTGTTCTTCAGATTCAATAATGGATCTCTTATGTCTGAAGTTTTTGAGAGTCACTTCCCGACTTTAAG GCAAGGAGGTGCAGTTGTGGTAGAAAATTTGGACACAGACAAGTTTCTGGCTGCATATACCTCATTCCTAGATAATGAAACTATAGCATTGAATGCTGAGTTCAAATTGGCCTTGAATTCTTACCTGAAAGAGCTTGTGGTATCTCCTGTAAGATCCTTGAGAGATGTCATTGCATTCAACAATAAATTTTCAGATTTG GAAAAAGTCAAGGAATATGGCCAGCATCTTCTCCTTGAAGCTGCAGCTACAAACGGAATCgggaaaaaagagaaggaagcATTAACAAATTTAGCAAAAACGTCAAGAGATGGGTTTGAGAAATTAATGAAGAAGAACAAGCTGGACGCGTTGTTAGCTCCTCTCCATCTCGGTTCTCATCTGCTTGCAATTGGTGGTTTTCCAGGAATAAGTGTCCCTGCAGGATATGATACAGACGGGATGCCCTTTGGCATTACCTTTGGAGGACTAAAGGGGTCGGAGCCAACGCTAATAGAGATTGCATATGGATTCGAGCAAGCTACTAAGATTAGGAGGCCTCCTTCATTCAAGCACTAA